Proteins encoded within one genomic window of Rhodothermales bacterium:
- a CDS encoding arylsulfatase — MNRRIVILLSALLLAGCDTPPQPPPNIVFIMADDLGYGDIGVYGQNAIQTPNLDRMAAEGMRFTQFYAGSTVCAPSRAVLMTGKHIGHNDIRGNLELQPVGQQPLPAANVTLAEVLQQAGYATGLIGKWGLGHIGTEGHPNRQGFDHFFGYLDQRHAHNFYTEFLFRNEERVTLPGNRMPEPKREDGAGEAVEKGTYSHDLFAEEALGFIDAHQDEPFFLYLALTIPHANNEAGPRGMEVPDYGDYGDRGWPASAQGLAAMVTRMDRDIGRLLERLRERGLDERTLVIFTSDNGPHAEGGNDPDYFDSNGPFRGIKRSLYEGGIRVPMIARWPGRIAAGAVSEHVGYHGDFITTFAALVDQPAPDSLDSISLLPTLLGQGEQSQHPYLYWAFYEQGSRQAVRAGALKAIREPMFSGPVALYDLTTDPGETTNRAGEHPEEAKRLAALMDEAHVAHSLWDAN; from the coding sequence ATGAACAGACGAATCGTTATCCTCCTCAGTGCGCTACTCCTCGCCGGCTGCGATACACCCCCCCAGCCTCCCCCGAACATCGTATTTATCATGGCGGACGACCTCGGGTACGGCGACATTGGCGTGTACGGGCAAAACGCGATTCAGACCCCAAATCTGGACCGAATGGCGGCCGAGGGTATGCGGTTCACGCAATTTTACGCCGGCTCCACCGTCTGCGCGCCGTCGCGGGCCGTGCTCATGACGGGCAAACACATCGGGCACAATGATATTCGCGGCAACCTGGAATTGCAACCGGTCGGCCAACAACCGCTGCCTGCGGCCAACGTCACCCTGGCTGAAGTGCTCCAGCAGGCCGGTTATGCCACTGGACTGATAGGCAAATGGGGCCTCGGGCATATCGGCACGGAAGGGCACCCTAACCGACAGGGCTTTGATCACTTTTTTGGGTATCTCGACCAGCGCCACGCCCACAACTTTTACACGGAGTTTTTATTTCGGAACGAAGAGCGAGTGACGCTACCGGGTAACCGAATGCCCGAACCGAAGCGGGAAGACGGCGCCGGCGAGGCCGTCGAGAAGGGCACCTACAGCCACGACCTGTTCGCCGAAGAAGCTCTCGGATTTATCGATGCCCACCAGGACGAGCCGTTTTTCCTCTACCTCGCCCTCACCATCCCGCACGCCAACAACGAAGCGGGACCGCGTGGCATGGAAGTCCCCGATTACGGGGACTATGGTGACCGGGGGTGGCCGGCATCCGCGCAGGGCCTCGCGGCCATGGTCACGCGGATGGACCGGGACATCGGCCGACTCCTCGAACGCTTGCGTGAACGGGGGCTCGACGAGCGCACGCTTGTCATCTTCACATCCGATAACGGCCCTCACGCGGAAGGCGGCAACGACCCGGACTATTTCGACTCAAACGGTCCGTTCCGAGGCATCAAACGGTCGCTCTATGAAGGCGGCATCCGCGTCCCGATGATCGCCCGTTGGCCAGGCCGGATCGCGGCCGGCGCGGTGTCCGAACACGTCGGCTATCACGGCGACTTCATCACCACATTCGCCGCCCTCGTCGACCAACCAGCGCCCGATTCGCTGGATAGCATCAGCCTGCTCCCCACCCTGCTCGGCCAGGGCGAGCAGTCGCAGCACCCGTATCTGTACTGGGCGTTTTACGAACAGGGCTCGCGTCAGGCCGTCAGGGCCGGCGCACTGAAAGCGATCCGGGAGCCCATGTTCAGTGGTCCCGTCGCCTTATATGACCTGACGACCGACCCCGGCGAGACGACCAATCGGGCCGGAGAGCATCCGGAAGAAGCAAAACGACTCGCCGCGCTTATGGACGAAGCGCATGTGGCGCACTCCCTGTGGGATGCGAACTAG
- a CDS encoding DUF4332 domain-containing protein, with the protein MAKLTTIEGIADTLAEKLKKAGVGSVESLLKKGGTPAGRKEIVAKSGIDDKRILRFVNHADLMRIKGIGGEYSELLEAAGVDTVVELGTRKPENLHAKMVEVNAAKKLVRQLPTLAAITDWCKQAKGLPRAVNY; encoded by the coding sequence ATGGCAAAACTGACAACCATCGAGGGTATCGCCGACACGCTAGCCGAGAAACTGAAGAAAGCCGGCGTTGGATCTGTGGAGTCACTGCTGAAGAAAGGGGGCACGCCGGCAGGTCGCAAGGAAATCGTCGCGAAGAGCGGGATTGATGACAAGCGCATCCTCCGCTTTGTTAACCATGCGGACTTGATGCGAATCAAGGGCATCGGCGGCGAATACAGCGAACTGCTCGAAGCTGCCGGCGTCGATACCGTGGTTGAACTCGGCACGCGCAAGCCGGAGAACCTGCACGCCAAGATGGTGGAGGTCAACGCCGCGAAAAAACTCGTCCGCCAGCTCCCCACGCTAGCGGCTATAACCGACTGGTGCAAGCAGGCAAAAGGCCTCCCACGCGCCGTCAACTACTGA
- the mscL gene encoding large-conductance mechanosensitive channel protein MscL: MLKEFKEFAVKGNVVDMAVGIIIGAAFGTIVQSLVNDVIMPPIGLMLGNVDFSNLFFVIKEGAVVGPYAALAAAKEAGAVTVNYGAFINTVVSFLIVAFCVFLLVKAVNNLKKKEEAAPSVPAAPSNEEKLLGEIRDLLRAR, from the coding sequence ATGCTCAAAGAGTTTAAGGAGTTTGCTGTTAAGGGCAACGTCGTCGACATGGCGGTCGGTATCATCATCGGCGCGGCGTTCGGCACGATTGTTCAGTCACTTGTCAACGATGTCATCATGCCCCCCATTGGCCTGATGCTCGGCAACGTCGACTTCTCCAACCTGTTCTTCGTCATCAAGGAAGGAGCCGTCGTAGGCCCGTACGCCGCGCTTGCCGCGGCGAAGGAAGCCGGCGCCGTCACGGTCAACTACGGCGCGTTCATCAACACGGTTGTGAGCTTCCTTATAGTCGCTTTCTGTGTGTTCCTCCTCGTAAAAGCTGTGAACAACCTGAAGAAGAAGGAAGAAGCCGCGCCGTCCGTACCGGCGGCGCCTTCCAACGAGGAAAAGCTGCTCGGCGAAATCCGCGACTTGCTCCGCGCGCGTTGA
- a CDS encoding OmpA family protein produces MKYGKAILLTLTTLALLQTLTFIFRAEPIETDLMRRARQKIALERAGIGIDQVSFEGRDATLEGPVASEDEKRRVGAVLSSYPVRVLANNLTVDSSLTASAPTDVADAEVLFTLTTDARQMRLSGRLPDSATRDRFLQAVRDAFPTHTVTDETTLDAAFGMWIEGFVTMLPAINAVQQPTVRVSAAAVALRGDVPTPLQRAVVVQDAEAALAGARTLLVDLRVLETVGAPEAAAVIRMRTDLEAVLAGHKVQFLINTAELVPASKELLDRVAAVMDDAESVAVEVQGHTDILGSVALNNALSQSRADAVRDYLVTRGIGSGRLTAIGFGPTRPVATNTTLEGRIKNRRVEFSLKGGQ; encoded by the coding sequence ATGAAGTACGGCAAAGCTATCCTCTTGACGCTTACGACGCTCGCCTTGCTCCAGACGCTGACGTTTATTTTCCGAGCGGAGCCTATCGAGACGGATTTGATGCGGCGCGCGCGACAGAAGATCGCGCTGGAGCGCGCCGGCATCGGCATCGACCAGGTGTCCTTTGAAGGCCGCGATGCCACGCTCGAAGGCCCGGTGGCTTCGGAAGACGAGAAGCGACGGGTCGGGGCTGTATTGTCGTCCTACCCGGTACGCGTCCTGGCGAACAACCTCACGGTCGATTCTTCCCTCACGGCCTCGGCCCCCACGGATGTGGCCGACGCGGAGGTGCTCTTCACCCTCACCACGGATGCCCGACAGATGCGTCTGTCCGGCCGGCTGCCGGACTCCGCTACCCGTGACCGATTCCTGCAAGCCGTCCGCGACGCCTTCCCGACGCATACCGTGACAGATGAAACGACCCTCGATGCCGCATTCGGCATGTGGATCGAAGGATTCGTGACGATGTTGCCGGCTATCAACGCCGTCCAGCAACCCACCGTACGCGTTAGCGCCGCTGCCGTCGCCCTGCGGGGCGATGTGCCCACGCCGTTGCAGCGCGCGGTCGTCGTCCAAGACGCCGAGGCCGCCCTGGCGGGCGCTCGCACACTGCTGGTCGATCTGCGCGTACTCGAGACGGTAGGCGCACCGGAAGCGGCGGCTGTCATCCGGATGCGCACCGACCTCGAGGCGGTCCTGGCCGGCCATAAGGTGCAGTTCCTCATCAACACCGCGGAACTGGTGCCGGCCTCCAAGGAATTGCTCGATCGCGTCGCCGCCGTCATGGACGACGCAGAGTCGGTCGCCGTCGAAGTCCAGGGCCATACCGACATCCTGGGTTCGGTCGCGCTCAACAATGCCCTCAGCCAGAGTCGCGCCGACGCCGTGCGCGACTACCTCGTCACCCGGGGCATCGGGTCAGGCCGGCTTACCGCCATCGGTTTCGGCCCCACACGCCCTGTTGCCACCAATACGACCCTCGAAGGACGAATTAAGAACCGTCGCGTCGAATTCAGCTTAAAAGGAGGACAATAA
- a CDS encoding outer membrane beta-barrel protein, producing MPSRFTRFALTLAMSMFAAALPAELAAQPRLGMGAGASYQQLALDAPLPEWSDTGLLFPTGLVFAEWPLSGIDGPLGERLHVVSGLRYNRQSGQIDWAFVVGAPAQEFTGTFTLKQHFVSVPLWLRLDLGRSPLFVLAGPEVGLLVGAKKESRTLTPEASRSSQEVAVGDELRRVNVALRGGLGAAITPRLRLVASYVAGLSPAKRDAEQPVLISDWQTRELELLLLVRLLN from the coding sequence ATGCCATCCCGTTTCACGCGTTTTGCCCTAACCCTCGCGATGTCGATGTTTGCCGCTGCCTTGCCGGCCGAACTGGCGGCCCAACCCCGTCTGGGGATGGGCGCCGGCGCGTCGTATCAGCAGCTTGCGCTCGACGCGCCGCTGCCCGAATGGTCGGACACTGGGCTGCTTTTTCCCACGGGTCTCGTGTTTGCGGAATGGCCGCTCTCGGGCATCGATGGGCCGCTGGGGGAACGGCTACATGTGGTGAGCGGACTGCGTTACAACCGGCAGTCCGGCCAGATCGACTGGGCCTTTGTCGTCGGCGCGCCGGCGCAGGAATTCACAGGTACCTTCACACTCAAACAGCACTTTGTCTCCGTCCCCCTGTGGTTACGGCTGGACCTCGGTCGATCGCCGCTCTTCGTGCTGGCCGGCCCCGAGGTAGGTCTGCTCGTTGGCGCAAAGAAAGAATCCCGGACCCTGACGCCCGAGGCCTCGCGCTCGTCGCAGGAGGTGGCGGTAGGCGACGAACTCCGGCGTGTCAATGTCGCCTTACGCGGCGGCCTCGGCGCGGCGATCACCCCCCGGTTGCGTCTTGTGGCCTCGTATGTGGCCGGCCTCTCGCCGGCCAAACGGGACGCAGAGCAGCCGGTGCTGATCTCGGACTGGCAGACGCGGGAGCTCGAACTTCTGCTGCTCGTTCGGTTGTTGAATTAA
- the glpK gene encoding glycerol kinase GlpK, whose product MNYILALDQGTTSSRAILFTHDGKILGVAQQEFEQHFPQPGWVEHDPMEIWTSQLAVARQVLAEQGLRASDVAAIGITNQRETTVVWNRATGKPLFNAIVWQDRRTAGICDTLKAGGHAELFRRKTGLVVDAYFSGTKVQWILDNVPGARDLAGRGELAFGTIDSWLIWNLTGGRRHVTDVSNASRTLMYDIRRGEWDDELLGLLNVPRVMLPEVRSSSEVYGETVPDLLGGVIPIAGVAGDQQAALFGQMCTTPGMVKNTYGTGCFMLMNTGTEAVDSKNNLLTTVAWKIGDRTEYALEGSIFIAGAVVQWLRDGLGLFSSSAEVEALAAQVADNGGVYLVPAFAGLGAPHWDPYARGTIAGLTRGTTASHIARAALEGIAYQVDDVLAAMEADSGIRLAELRADGGAAANGMLMQFQADLLGVPVVRPTILETTALGAAYLAGLAVGYWESEEAIAGQWQVDARFIPSMPADRVEALKKGWRKALERSKNWATPD is encoded by the coding sequence ATGAACTACATCCTCGCGCTCGACCAGGGGACCACCAGTTCCCGGGCCATCCTCTTCACCCACGACGGGAAGATCCTGGGCGTGGCGCAGCAGGAATTCGAACAACATTTCCCTCAGCCGGGGTGGGTCGAACACGATCCGATGGAAATATGGACCTCGCAGCTGGCCGTTGCGCGACAGGTGCTGGCAGAGCAGGGGCTACGGGCCTCCGATGTGGCGGCGATCGGCATCACGAACCAGCGCGAGACCACCGTCGTCTGGAATCGCGCCACGGGGAAACCGCTGTTTAACGCCATCGTGTGGCAGGACCGGCGCACGGCCGGCATCTGCGATACCCTCAAGGCCGGCGGCCATGCGGAGCTGTTTCGCCGGAAGACCGGCCTCGTGGTGGATGCCTATTTCTCGGGCACGAAGGTCCAGTGGATCCTCGACAACGTGCCGGGCGCCCGCGACCTGGCCGGCCGTGGCGAGCTCGCCTTCGGCACGATCGACAGCTGGCTGATCTGGAATCTCACCGGGGGCCGGCGACACGTCACGGACGTGTCGAATGCATCACGCACGTTGATGTACGATATCCGTCGCGGCGAGTGGGACGACGAATTGCTCGGCCTGCTCAACGTGCCGCGTGTGATGCTTCCGGAGGTGCGCTCGTCGAGTGAGGTGTATGGCGAGACGGTCCCTGATCTTCTGGGCGGCGTCATACCGATCGCCGGCGTCGCCGGCGATCAGCAGGCCGCGCTGTTCGGCCAGATGTGCACGACCCCCGGCATGGTGAAAAACACCTACGGCACCGGCTGTTTCATGTTGATGAATACCGGCACCGAGGCCGTGGACTCGAAGAACAACCTGCTGACGACGGTGGCCTGGAAGATCGGCGACCGGACAGAATACGCGCTAGAGGGCAGCATCTTCATCGCCGGCGCCGTCGTGCAATGGCTACGCGACGGCCTGGGGCTGTTTTCATCGTCCGCCGAGGTGGAAGCGCTTGCGGCGCAGGTGGCTGACAATGGCGGGGTCTATCTCGTGCCGGCGTTTGCCGGTCTCGGCGCCCCGCACTGGGATCCGTACGCCCGCGGCACGATCGCCGGCCTCACGCGGGGCACTACCGCCTCCCACATTGCCCGCGCCGCGCTGGAAGGCATCGCCTACCAGGTGGACGACGTGCTTGCCGCCATGGAGGCCGACTCCGGCATCCGTCTCGCCGAACTCCGCGCCGACGGCGGCGCGGCGGCCAACGGGATGCTGATGCAGTTCCAGGCCGATCTGCTCGGCGTGCCGGTCGTCCGCCCCACCATCCTTGAAACAACGGCGCTCGGCGCGGCCTACCTCGCCGGCCTGGCCGTCGGCTACTGGGAGAGCGAAGAAGCCATCGCCGGCCAGTGGCAGGTGGATGCGCGCTTCATCCCCTCGATGCCGGCCGACCGTGTGGAAGCGCTCAAAAAAGGGTGGCGCAAGGCGCTCGAACGTTCGAAAAATTGGGCAACGCCCGACTAA
- a CDS encoding MIP/aquaporin family protein, with protein sequence MTPFLAEFLGTAILLLLGDGVVANVVLNGTKGHNSGWIVITFGWAMAVFTGVFCVAAYSGAHLNPAVTIGLAIAGNFSWTEAPYFILAQVLGAGFGSFLVWLIYRDHFARTDDAGAIRAVFCTAPAIRNTSSNLVSEIIGTFVLVFGVLYMVSAEVGLGPLDALPVALLVLAIGLSLGGTTGYAINPARDLGPRIMHALLPIPGKGGSDWDYAWIPIVGPIIGALLAAGMYRLLG encoded by the coding sequence ATGACTCCATTCCTCGCTGAATTTCTCGGCACGGCCATCCTCCTGCTCCTTGGTGACGGCGTAGTCGCCAACGTGGTGCTCAACGGGACCAAAGGCCACAATTCCGGGTGGATTGTCATTACCTTCGGATGGGCGATGGCCGTATTCACCGGCGTGTTTTGCGTGGCGGCGTACAGCGGCGCGCACCTCAACCCGGCCGTCACGATCGGTCTGGCGATCGCCGGCAATTTCAGCTGGACCGAGGCGCCTTACTTCATTCTGGCGCAGGTACTGGGCGCCGGCTTCGGATCGTTTCTGGTGTGGCTGATCTACCGCGACCACTTCGCCCGCACCGACGACGCGGGCGCGATCCGGGCTGTATTTTGCACCGCGCCGGCCATCCGCAACACCTCCAGCAACCTCGTGTCGGAAATCATCGGTACGTTTGTGTTGGTCTTCGGCGTGTTGTACATGGTGAGCGCGGAAGTCGGCCTCGGCCCTCTCGACGCCCTGCCCGTCGCCCTGCTGGTGCTGGCGATCGGCCTATCGCTGGGTGGGACCACCGGCTACGCCATCAACCCGGCGCGCGACCTCGGCCCACGGATCATGCATGCCTTGCTCCCGATTCCCGGCAAAGGCGGCAGCGATTGGGACTATGCCTGGATTCCCATTGTGGGGCCGATCATCGGCGCCCTGCTAGCGGCAGGCATGTATCGTTTATTGGGGTAG
- a CDS encoding AMP-binding protein — MIVSSPLPDIAIPSLSLHAFVMKGFGAVEAAPALIDGASGRTLTYSALRAAIERVAAGLHAYGLRQGDVVALYSPNVPEYAVVFFAVSMNGAVNTTINPTYTPDELHYQLVDSGAVFLVAHPAGVDTAWKAAKGTRVRHIVVLGEAENGISYETLRASREPAPVVTIDPANDLVVLPYSSGTTGLPKGVMLTHANLVANILQTRAALPIDASEVLIGILPFYHIYGMTAIMGLALHAGATVVTMPRFEPEAFLQHLQDNGVTLALLVPPIILLLAKHPLVDQYDLSRLRHITSGAAPLSEGIASMCQNRLGCTVRQGYGLTETSPVTHLCSPGVANKMGSVGPSVPNTETCITDPATGQLLPVGATGEIWLRGPQVMRGYHNNPGATRAMLDEKGWLHTGDIGYLDADGYLYVIDRVKELIKYKGLQIAPAELEAILLSHPEVADAAVIPSADEEAGEVPRAFVVLKAGVRLTDEALMAYVAERVAPYKRIRRVTFIDQIPKVPSGKILRRVLIERERAERAERS, encoded by the coding sequence ATGATCGTCTCCAGCCCGTTGCCCGACATCGCCATACCCTCGCTCTCGCTCCACGCCTTTGTGATGAAGGGATTCGGCGCGGTGGAGGCCGCGCCCGCGCTCATCGACGGCGCCTCGGGGCGGACGCTCACGTACAGCGCTCTCCGCGCCGCCATCGAACGCGTCGCCGCGGGCCTGCACGCGTACGGACTGCGCCAGGGCGATGTCGTGGCCCTCTATAGTCCGAACGTGCCGGAATACGCGGTGGTCTTTTTTGCCGTATCGATGAACGGGGCGGTAAATACGACCATCAATCCCACCTACACGCCCGACGAGCTGCACTACCAACTGGTCGACTCCGGCGCGGTATTCCTCGTCGCCCATCCGGCCGGGGTCGACACAGCCTGGAAGGCGGCGAAAGGCACCCGTGTGCGTCACATCGTCGTGCTCGGCGAAGCGGAGAACGGCATCTCGTATGAAACGCTGCGCGCCAGCCGCGAGCCGGCGCCGGTGGTGACCATCGACCCTGCCAACGACCTGGTGGTTCTTCCGTATTCCAGCGGCACGACCGGGCTTCCGAAGGGGGTCATGCTCACCCACGCCAACCTGGTCGCCAATATCCTCCAAACCCGCGCCGCACTCCCGATCGATGCCAGCGAGGTGCTCATCGGGATCTTGCCGTTTTATCACATCTACGGGATGACGGCCATCATGGGGCTCGCCCTCCACGCCGGCGCGACGGTGGTCACGATGCCCCGGTTCGAGCCAGAAGCCTTCCTCCAGCATCTGCAGGACAACGGCGTCACGCTCGCCCTCCTCGTTCCACCCATCATCCTCCTGCTGGCCAAACATCCACTGGTTGATCAGTACGACCTATCTCGCCTCCGCCATATCACGTCTGGCGCCGCGCCGCTTTCGGAAGGGATCGCTTCGATGTGCCAGAACCGGCTCGGATGCACCGTTCGGCAGGGGTACGGCCTGACCGAAACGAGCCCCGTCACGCACCTTTGTTCGCCCGGAGTGGCGAACAAGATGGGGTCCGTGGGCCCGTCGGTGCCCAATACCGAAACGTGTATCACAGACCCGGCCACAGGCCAGCTGCTCCCGGTCGGCGCAACAGGCGAGATCTGGCTTCGGGGCCCTCAGGTGATGCGTGGCTACCACAACAACCCCGGGGCAACCCGCGCGATGTTGGACGAGAAGGGATGGCTCCATACAGGCGACATCGGATATCTCGACGCCGACGGCTACCTGTATGTCATCGATCGGGTCAAGGAACTCATCAAGTACAAGGGGCTGCAGATCGCACCGGCCGAGTTGGAGGCTATCCTACTCAGTCACCCCGAGGTGGCGGACGCGGCGGTCATCCCCAGCGCCGATGAAGAGGCCGGCGAAGTGCCCCGGGCCTTTGTCGTCCTGAAAGCCGGCGTGCGTCTGACCGATGAGGCCCTCATGGCCTATGTGGCGGAACGCGTCGCGCCGTACAAACGCATCCGCAGGGTGACGTTCATCGACCAGATCCCGAAAGTCCCTTCCGGCAAAATCCTGCGCCGCGTCCTCATCGAACGCGAACGGGCCGAACGAGCGGAACGAAGTTAG
- a CDS encoding DUF2513 domain-containing protein, translating into MKRNIDLMRHILLHVEEVGDPAEPLIHALSLDDIEQPLVDEHVKLLLGAGLLEGDCKYTTNNRILFTAIRSLTPRGYDFLDNTRNPNLWNHIKERVQTTTGTASFDLIEDLARQLVAAALSRPRQG; encoded by the coding sequence ATGAAGCGAAATATTGACCTCATGCGCCATATCCTGCTCCATGTGGAGGAGGTGGGTGATCCTGCCGAGCCACTGATCCATGCCCTCTCGCTGGACGACATTGAACAGCCGCTCGTCGATGAACACGTGAAGTTATTACTTGGCGCCGGCCTGCTGGAAGGTGATTGTAAGTACACGACGAATAACCGCATTTTATTTACGGCCATCCGTAGCCTGACTCCACGCGGGTACGATTTCCTCGATAATACCCGGAATCCCAATCTCTGGAATCACATCAAGGAGCGCGTCCAGACGACGACCGGCACCGCGTCATTCGACCTCATCGAAGACCTTGCCCGCCAGCTCGTCGCTGCTGCCCTGAGCCGTCCACGGCAGGGCTGA
- a CDS encoding formyltransferase family protein, whose amino-acid sequence MRIAFLCNSEFALSSVDLLAQAGVLAGVACSDGAPHIAAPLASHANALGIPFAVIRKAEIGADLEDWLLATAPDAALVQTFPYRIPAVALNIPRLGFFNLHPGQLPAYRGPDPVFWQLKRQEAVGAVTLHRMTPAFDDGEIVCFESIPIGPDDTYGVHQSLLIDAALRCITPFLQGAIKGTPQDEVGAGYQGRPAATDLTIDWTACDASAVAALARACNPTYGGAIILLRNTMVRLLEAQAVPFSPIPRLPAGTVISAQSGRGLLVLCAGGTVVDLTIVATDEGTFSGGRFAALFGIEIGEKFLLPAFVS is encoded by the coding sequence ATGCGAATCGCTTTCCTGTGTAATTCTGAGTTTGCGCTCTCTTCCGTCGACCTTCTCGCGCAGGCCGGCGTGCTTGCCGGCGTAGCCTGTTCCGACGGCGCGCCTCACATCGCCGCCCCGCTCGCCTCGCACGCCAACGCCCTCGGCATCCCCTTCGCCGTCATCCGGAAGGCCGAGATCGGCGCCGACCTCGAGGACTGGCTGCTGGCCACCGCCCCGGACGCCGCGCTCGTGCAAACCTTCCCCTACCGCATCCCGGCCGTCGCGCTGAACATCCCGCGCCTCGGATTTTTTAACCTGCACCCCGGCCAGCTACCCGCGTACCGCGGCCCGGACCCCGTCTTCTGGCAGCTCAAACGGCAGGAGGCCGTCGGCGCCGTTACCCTACATCGGATGACGCCGGCGTTCGACGACGGCGAAATTGTCTGCTTCGAGTCCATCCCCATCGGACCCGACGATACCTACGGCGTCCACCAGAGCCTGTTGATCGACGCGGCCCTCCGCTGTATCACGCCGTTCTTGCAGGGCGCCATCAAGGGGACACCGCAGGACGAAGTGGGCGCCGGCTATCAGGGCCGGCCGGCCGCGACGGACCTCACGATCGACTGGACGGCTTGTGACGCCTCCGCCGTCGCCGCGCTGGCCAGAGCGTGTAATCCCACGTATGGCGGCGCGATCATCCTCCTCCGCAATACGATGGTCCGCCTCCTCGAAGCGCAGGCGGTGCCGTTTTCGCCCATCCCCCGTTTGCCGGCCGGCACCGTGATCTCCGCCCAGTCGGGGCGCGGGTTGCTGGTGCTTTGCGCGGGCGGGACGGTCGTCGATCTCACCATCGTCGCCACCGACGAGGGGACGTTCAGCGGCGGTCGATTCGCGGCCTTGTTCGGGATAGAGATCGGGGAGAAGTTTTTACTTCCGGCGTTCGTATCTTGA
- a CDS encoding OsmC family protein → MIHIQVERVDDAFHFVGRNDRGNTVHMDTSVEDGGSGQGAGPMQTLLMALGGCSGIDIVAILKKGRQEISSFKVDFDAERAQGEIPSLYTRIHAHFSLEGDLDPEKVRRAIELSLDKYCSVAKTLEKTATITYSFSVNAVDYV, encoded by the coding sequence ATGATTCATATCCAGGTGGAGCGCGTGGACGACGCGTTCCATTTCGTAGGCCGCAACGACCGCGGCAACACCGTCCATATGGACACCAGCGTAGAAGACGGCGGCAGCGGACAGGGGGCCGGCCCCATGCAAACCCTCCTGATGGCGCTTGGCGGCTGTAGCGGCATCGATATCGTAGCCATCCTCAAGAAGGGCCGGCAGGAAATTTCCTCTTTCAAGGTCGACTTCGACGCCGAGCGGGCCCAGGGCGAGATTCCTTCCCTCTACACCCGGATCCACGCCCACTTCTCGCTTGAAGGTGATCTTGACCCCGAGAAGGTGCGCCGCGCCATCGAGCTGAGCCTCGACAAGTACTGTTCGGTGGCGAAGACCCTCGAAAAAACGGCCACCATCACCTACTCGTTTTCCGTCAACGCGGTCGACTATGTCTGA